Proteins found in one Ferrovibrio sp. MS7 genomic segment:
- a CDS encoding glutathione binding-like protein, giving the protein MIDFYTWGTPNGRKVSIMLEEAGLKYQVFPINITKDEQFAPDFLSVNPNNKIPAIVDHAPPAAYGPADGKPGPYAVFESGAILIYLAEKSGQFLPQDARARGQALQWLMWQMGGFGPMLGQTHHFVRFAKEKVPYAIDRFSTETKRLYGVLNGHLAKNEFLAGKEYSIADMATHPWAGRHEWHGINLADYPAVKRWFDAIAARPAVQRGYDVP; this is encoded by the coding sequence GTGATCGACTTCTATACCTGGGGCACGCCCAATGGCCGCAAAGTCTCCATCATGCTGGAGGAGGCTGGCCTCAAATATCAGGTATTCCCCATAAACATAACCAAAGATGAGCAATTCGCGCCGGACTTCCTGAGCGTCAATCCGAACAACAAGATCCCCGCGATTGTCGATCATGCACCGCCGGCAGCCTATGGCCCAGCGGATGGTAAGCCTGGGCCTTACGCCGTGTTCGAGTCCGGCGCCATCCTGATCTACCTGGCGGAAAAGAGCGGCCAGTTCCTGCCCCAGGATGCCCGGGCGCGCGGCCAGGCGCTGCAATGGCTGATGTGGCAGATGGGCGGCTTCGGCCCGATGCTGGGCCAGACGCACCATTTCGTGCGCTTCGCCAAGGAGAAGGTGCCCTATGCCATCGACCGCTTCAGCACCGAGACCAAGCGGCTCTATGGCGTGCTGAACGGCCATCTGGCGAAGAACGAGTTCCTTGCCGGCAAGGAGTATTCGATTGCCGACATGGCGACCCATCCCTGGGCCGGGCGCCATGAATGGCATGGCATCAACCTGGCTGACTATCCGGCGGTGAAGCGCTGGTTCGACGCCATCGCCGCCCGGCCTGCCGTGCAGCGCGGCTACGACGTGCC
- a CDS encoding GNAT family N-acetyltransferase translates to MPTVTIAETDAQIAACFPVIQELRPHLKDVAELIERVRRQEREGFQLGYVEEAGKPVACIGFRRQERLVHGPLIYVDDLATLAAVRSKGYGAVMLDWVEALARTEGRKVVDLDSGTQRTDAHRFYFRQRYAVTAFHFLKYLK, encoded by the coding sequence ATGCCGACTGTCACGATTGCCGAGACCGATGCCCAGATCGCCGCCTGCTTTCCGGTGATCCAGGAGCTTCGGCCGCACCTCAAGGATGTCGCCGAACTCATTGAACGGGTTCGCCGCCAGGAGCGCGAGGGCTTCCAGCTCGGCTATGTCGAGGAAGCCGGCAAGCCGGTCGCCTGTATCGGTTTCCGCCGCCAGGAACGCCTGGTGCATGGCCCGCTTATCTATGTCGATGACCTCGCCACCCTGGCTGCCGTGCGCTCCAAAGGCTATGGCGCGGTGATGCTGGATTGGGTCGAGGCGCTGGCGAGGACTGAGGGCCGCAAGGTGGTGGATCTCGATTCCGGCACCCAGCGCACCGACGCCCACCGCTTCTACTTCCGCCAGCGCTATGCCGTTACCGCCTTCCACTTCCTGAAGTATCTCAAATAG
- a CDS encoding glutathione binding-like protein, giving the protein MIDLYYWPTPNGHKITLFLEEAGIPYTIKPINIGKGEQFAPDFLKIAPNNRMPAIVDHQPADGGEAISVFESGAILLYLADKYGKFIPTDLRGRVACTEWLMWQMGGLGPMCGQNHHFNQYAPEKIPYAMNRYVNETNRLYGVLNKRLEGKAFICGDAYTIADMASYPWIVPHERQGQTLTDFPNLKRWFDSIWARPTTKLAYEKGKPINQGVPAMTEDAKKVLFGQTAAVVKN; this is encoded by the coding sequence ATGATCGATCTGTATTACTGGCCGACCCCGAACGGGCACAAGATCACCCTGTTCCTGGAAGAAGCCGGTATCCCCTACACGATCAAGCCGATCAATATCGGCAAGGGCGAGCAGTTCGCGCCTGACTTCCTGAAGATCGCGCCGAACAACCGCATGCCGGCCATTGTCGATCACCAGCCCGCCGATGGCGGCGAGGCGATTTCGGTTTTCGAGTCCGGCGCCATCCTGCTCTACCTGGCGGACAAATACGGCAAGTTCATCCCCACCGACCTGCGCGGCCGGGTGGCCTGCACCGAATGGCTGATGTGGCAGATGGGCGGGCTGGGTCCGATGTGTGGCCAGAACCACCATTTCAACCAGTATGCGCCGGAGAAAATTCCTTACGCGATGAATCGCTATGTGAATGAAACCAACCGCTTGTACGGCGTTCTGAACAAGCGGCTTGAGGGCAAGGCGTTCATCTGCGGCGATGCCTACACGATTGCCGACATGGCCTCCTATCCCTGGATCGTCCCGCATGAGCGCCAAGGCCAGACACTGACCGATTTCCCCAACCTGAAGCGCTGGTTCGACAGCATCTGGGCGCGGCCGACCACCAAGCTGGCCTATGAGAAGGGCAAGCCGATCAACCAGGGTGTGCCGGCGATGACCGAGGATGCCAAGAAGGTGCTGTTCGGCCAGACCGCTGCGGTAGTGAAGAATTAG
- a CDS encoding PAS-domain containing protein, with product MADSRLPPLPESRFTFTGEFRDAREEQAFRASILEEARDLGRLVAIIATGVFVLAGLRDYWFFGLTEPFYDLAALRLLGLAVGTMVLLAIRQAASTDALFVWIGLGELLLNLHILASWYLTRGNGAEMPVITPPAITMAAVFGYYLVMPNGLIVAMLNAALLSLGFLGLSATLFGHALGEVWLMALLLLGVNVTGFVGMRKIKLARRRAYLTAKAAERSFAERDAALAESRQREAYQAWALDALPIGVALFDAAQRLHTVNQRALELLQMPSEAVQPGTTLEDMIRLLARRRDFGDLGPEDFRFHLNRLISGEIGNQTARHRRSGKVLDFTAGNLPDGSVAFAITDATERDATDRRLRHAVEVAGDGFAIFDAEDKVSICSSRFAALYGLTVEETLGKGFDELIAIGYERGVFDPAESRAEEGAVSNERLDRNVQAERTADIRTRNGEWYLVQERVTPSGDLVVVRSNITARRRMEDELRRAKDDAERALAELKEAQASLILAEKMASLGSMVAGMSHEISTPLGIGVSAASHMAGELEKLAAQAKAGSMNPAALQDFIDNAVEATRIMQGNLSRAARLMQAFKQVSADQTNDTQRAFDIGAYLQEVLLSLAPALRRTPHRVALDCPEGLVVEHRPGALSQIVTNLVMNALQHAYEGRNQPGVIRVRVAPVRADRLAIEISDDGKGIPPAILPRIFDPFFTTRRGSGGTGLGMHIVYNLVTQVLGGHITVQSRPNGGSRFTIILPLQAPAKAA from the coding sequence ATGGCCGACAGCCGCCTGCCACCATTGCCCGAAAGCCGCTTCACCTTCACCGGTGAATTCCGCGACGCGCGCGAGGAGCAGGCTTTCCGCGCCTCGATCCTGGAAGAGGCGCGCGACCTGGGCCGTCTGGTGGCGATCATTGCCACCGGCGTGTTCGTGCTGGCGGGCCTGCGCGACTATTGGTTCTTCGGCCTCACGGAACCGTTCTACGATCTGGCAGCATTGCGCCTGCTTGGCCTGGCGGTGGGCACCATGGTGCTGCTGGCGATCCGGCAGGCGGCCAGCACCGATGCGCTGTTCGTTTGGATTGGCCTCGGCGAATTGCTGCTTAACCTGCATATCCTGGCTTCCTGGTACCTGACGCGCGGCAATGGCGCCGAGATGCCGGTGATCACGCCGCCTGCCATCACTATGGCGGCGGTGTTCGGCTATTACCTGGTGATGCCGAACGGCCTGATCGTGGCGATGCTGAACGCGGCTCTGTTGTCGCTGGGTTTCCTCGGCCTTTCCGCCACCTTGTTCGGTCATGCGCTGGGCGAGGTGTGGCTGATGGCGCTGCTGCTGCTCGGCGTCAACGTCACCGGCTTTGTCGGCATGCGCAAGATCAAGCTGGCGCGGCGCCGGGCTTATCTCACCGCCAAGGCCGCTGAGCGCAGTTTCGCCGAGCGCGACGCGGCACTGGCGGAATCACGCCAGCGCGAGGCCTATCAGGCCTGGGCGCTGGATGCGCTGCCGATCGGCGTCGCCCTGTTCGATGCCGCGCAGCGGCTGCATACGGTGAACCAGCGGGCGCTGGAATTGCTGCAAATGCCGTCCGAGGCGGTGCAGCCCGGCACCACGCTGGAGGACATGATCCGCCTGTTGGCGCGGCGGCGCGATTTCGGCGATCTCGGGCCGGAGGATTTCCGTTTCCATCTCAACCGCCTGATCAGCGGCGAAATCGGCAACCAGACCGCCCGCCATCGCCGCAGCGGCAAGGTGCTGGATTTCACTGCTGGCAATCTGCCGGATGGCAGCGTTGCCTTCGCCATCACCGATGCTACCGAGCGCGATGCCACCGACCGCCGCCTGCGTCATGCCGTGGAAGTGGCCGGCGACGGCTTCGCCATCTTCGATGCCGAGGACAAGGTGTCGATCTGTTCCAGCCGCTTCGCCGCGCTCTATGGCCTGACGGTGGAGGAGACCCTGGGCAAGGGCTTCGACGAACTGATCGCCATCGGTTACGAGCGCGGCGTGTTCGATCCGGCGGAAAGCCGGGCGGAAGAGGGGGCGGTGAGCAATGAACGGCTGGACCGCAATGTCCAGGCCGAGCGCACCGCCGATATCCGCACCCGCAACGGCGAATGGTATCTGGTGCAGGAACGCGTCACGCCATCCGGCGATCTTGTGGTGGTACGCTCGAACATCACCGCGCGCCGGCGCATGGAGGACGAGCTGCGCCGCGCCAAGGACGATGCCGAGCGCGCGCTGGCCGAACTGAAGGAAGCCCAGGCCAGCCTGATCCTGGCCGAGAAGATGGCCTCGCTCGGCTCCATGGTGGCCGGCATGAGCCATGAGATTTCGACGCCGCTGGGCATCGGCGTGTCGGCGGCCTCGCATATGGCCGGCGAACTGGAGAAGCTGGCCGCTCAGGCCAAGGCCGGCAGCATGAACCCGGCCGCCCTGCAGGATTTCATCGACAATGCCGTGGAAGCCACCCGCATCATGCAGGGCAACCTGAGCCGCGCGGCACGGCTGATGCAGGCCTTCAAGCAGGTTTCCGCCGACCAGACCAACGATACCCAGCGCGCCTTCGATATTGGCGCCTATCTGCAGGAGGTGCTGCTCAGCCTGGCGCCGGCACTGCGCCGCACGCCGCACCGGGTGGCGCTGGATTGCCCCGAGGGCCTGGTGGTGGAACACCGCCCCGGCGCGCTGAGCCAGATCGTCACCAACCTGGTGATGAACGCCCTGCAACACGCTTACGAGGGTCGCAACCAGCCCGGCGTGATCCGGGTGCGGGTGGCGCCGGTGCGTGCCGACCGCCTCGCCATTGAGATCAGCGACGACGGCAAGGGCATCCCGCCGGCGATCCTGCCGCGCATCTTCGACCCGTTCTTCACCACGCGGCGTGGCAGCGGCGGCACCGGGCTAGGCATGCATATCGTCTATAATCTGGTGACCCAGGTACTCGGCGGGCATATCACCGTGCAGAGCCGCCCCAATGGCGGCAGCCGCTTCACCATCATCCTGCCGCTGCAGGCGCCCGCCAAGGCAGCCTGA
- a CDS encoding flagellar hook-basal body complex protein: protein MTFFGALGTAVSGVNAAATWVGSISDNIANSTTNGYKVVNTAFSDLVHNKVLGESPVIDSTKQGGVLASAKFENRAQGGFLQTFQTTNIAVSGQGFIPVGRPTNIVDTTVNGESDRTVTVDSTTYFTRLGDFHMDAGNYLVNSNGYYLLASPLGTTRTQLLKVDDSPIEAIPTSNISFTANLPANATTGAQSRYSIPVYDANATATTGQHDLQVTWTKTATANEWQLQIDAGETGQTSFGPVTVTFADGSTPPFVAGRLQSMTTADAGLTLTPSTDGGPATITLSPEFGGAAQDLTLDLGFFNANFDATATAGLTQYTTPTGQPSNVDFNQDGLPGAEFKNVSFNDLGHIIYNYGNGRSQTLFQVTLANFREPDRLDRLDDTTFLPTSSSGTAVFGNSDDPDNPAAVGRFVPATVEQSTVDIAEQMTFLVQAQQAYGMNSQVITAADQMLSRLIDLKR from the coding sequence ATGACCTTTTTCGGCGCACTCGGTACTGCGGTTTCCGGCGTCAATGCTGCGGCCACCTGGGTCGGCAGCATCTCGGACAACATCGCCAACAGCACCACCAACGGCTACAAGGTGGTGAACACAGCGTTTTCCGACCTGGTGCATAACAAGGTGCTGGGCGAAAGCCCGGTGATCGACAGCACCAAGCAGGGCGGCGTGCTGGCCTCGGCGAAATTCGAGAACCGTGCCCAGGGCGGCTTCCTGCAAACCTTCCAGACCACCAATATCGCAGTCTCCGGCCAGGGCTTCATCCCGGTCGGACGCCCCACCAACATCGTCGACACGACAGTCAACGGCGAAAGCGACCGCACAGTGACGGTGGACAGCACCACCTATTTCACCCGGCTCGGCGACTTCCACATGGATGCCGGCAATTACCTGGTCAATTCCAACGGCTATTACCTGCTGGCCAGCCCGCTCGGCACCACGCGCACGCAATTGCTGAAGGTGGATGACTCGCCGATCGAAGCCATTCCTACCAGCAATATCTCCTTCACCGCCAACCTGCCGGCCAATGCCACCACCGGTGCGCAATCGCGCTATTCCATTCCTGTCTATGACGCCAATGCCACCGCCACCACCGGCCAGCATGATCTCCAGGTGACCTGGACCAAGACGGCGACGGCCAACGAATGGCAGTTGCAGATCGATGCCGGCGAAACCGGCCAGACCAGCTTCGGCCCGGTCACCGTCACCTTTGCCGATGGCTCCACCCCGCCCTTCGTTGCTGGCCGGCTGCAGAGCATGACCACCGCCGATGCCGGCCTGACGTTGACGCCCTCCACCGATGGCGGCCCGGCCACCATTACGCTCAGCCCAGAATTCGGTGGCGCCGCTCAGGATTTGACGCTCGATCTCGGCTTCTTCAATGCCAACTTCGATGCCACCGCCACCGCCGGCCTGACCCAGTACACCACGCCCACCGGGCAGCCGAGCAATGTCGATTTCAACCAGGATGGCCTGCCCGGTGCCGAATTCAAGAACGTGTCGTTCAACGATCTCGGCCATATCATCTACAATTACGGCAATGGCCGCAGCCAGACGCTGTTTCAGGTGACGCTGGCCAATTTCCGCGAACCTGACCGCCTCGACCGCCTGGACGACACCACCTTCCTGCCGACCTCGTCATCCGGTACCGCCGTTTTCGGCAATTCCGATGACCCGGATAATCCGGCCGCTGTCGGCCGCTTCGTGCCGGCCACCGTGGAGCAATCCACCGTGGACATCGCCGAGCAGATGACCTTTCTGGTGCAGGCACAGCAGGCCTATGGCATGAACAGCCAGGTGATCACCGCCGCCGACCAGATGCTGTCGCGGCTGATCGATCTCAAGCGGTAA